CGACCGAAGTGATGATGATGCAGCTGGTGATTGAAATCATCCGCGAAGCCGCGATGCGCATGCCGAAAGTCATGGGTCAAACCATCGGCATCGTCGGCGGCTTAGTGCTTGGGCAGGCGGCTGTAGAAGCCGGGCTGGTCAGCAACATCCTCATCGTCGTGATCGCGCTGACGGCAGTCTCCTTGTTTGTCTTGCCGAGCTACGAGTTTTCTACGGTACTGCGGCTGCTCAGTTGGCTCAATATCCTTGGTGCCTCGTTGTTTGGCTTTTACGGGGTCATGCTGGTGGTGATCCTCATTCTGTTTCACGTTGCCTCACTCAAGTCTTTTGGTATTTCGTACCTGGAGCCGCTCGCCGGGGAGCACTGGCGGGACTTGTTTCTCGATGGCGTCTTTCGCTTCCCGCTGCCGATGCTGGACAAACGTGCATCTCACTTGCATGACCAGGATCCGACAAGAGCATCCGACTACACGGACCCGGCACAGCATCCCATGTTGGAAGTGCCGCGGGGACCCAAGTTTCCGCGGAAACAGAAGCAAACATGAACAAGTGGGCACGACGATTGGCTGCTTTGTTCCTTCTGTGCGCGGGCCTGCTGTTTTTGCCAGGCTGCTGGGACTATGAAGCGATTAATACGAGAGCACCCGTGACAGGGTTAGGGATTGACCCAGCGCAGGACGACCCGAATAAGTTTTTGATCACGATTCAGTTTCCAATTTTGACACACACGAGCCAGGGCCAGCAGGGAGGCAACGACGGGGGCGGCCAGTCCACCGAGTTTCAAAACCTGTCGGTGGAAGCCTACTCTCTGCCGGAAGCCCTGAGAGCGATTCAACTCAGAATGTATCGCAAGGTGGACATTGCGGAACTGCGTGCGGCCATTATCAATGAAAATTTGTCGGGCGACCGGATGGATAGCCTGATTGCCCAACTGATGCGCTTGCCGGAGGTGAATCGTCTGGCACTCGTGCTCACGACACCGACTTCTGCGAAAGACGTGCTGAGCGTGAATGGGTTACCGAACACGCCTGCAGATTTTATCGACAAGGCGTTTAAAATTCGCCAAGAGGGCTTCGTCGTCAATCGGGAACTTTGGCAGTACTGGCGGGATACAACCCAAGTAGGTGTGGTCCCAATGATTCCCGTCGTGACGGTTGTTCCAAACGAGGATGAAAGCGGAAGCAGGCTGCAGTTTGGCGGAATGAAGGTCTACAAAGGGAACGCACCGGTGTTCGACTTGGACAAACAGCAAACATTTTATGTAAATCTGTTGACGGAACAAGCCCGCAGCATGGCCATCGATCTCCCGCTTCAGGACGGCCTCGTGTCACTCACGGACATCCGGTCCAGACACAAAATGAAGTGCGTCGTTCGCGGAAACAGCCTCGTACTGGTGGACCACGTGACGTTGGCATCCACCCTCGGGAAAGTCGCAGACCCGCGGCCGAAACCTTGGCCGCCGACACAGCTCAACGAACTAGAAGCCGAGACGTCACAATATATGACGAAGCAGGCGATTGCTGTCATGAAGGAGCTTCAGCAGCGACAGACAGATGTGTTCGGCTTTGGCAGACTATACTTTCAACGTCATCCGGAACAAGAGCAGAAAATGAAGGCGGAATGGGGGCAAATGTTTGAGCACGCAAAAGTGGATATCCAAGTGACCGTCTCCATTACCAACAAAGGGATGTTGATTTAATGTACAAGCTCTCCATGTATCAAGTCGTATGTATCTTATGTACGAGTTACTTGCCGCTCCTGTTTTGGATTTATCCGCGATATGCCGCCTACTACGGGGGCGTCGACGGCCAGTGGGCGCTGCTTGGCACATGCCTGGCCGCGATGTACAGTGCATGGATTCACGGGTTATTGAACACCCGTTTCAAAAACTATTCGGGCGTGGAGATGCTGACGTTGACGTTTGGGAAGGTCCTCGGTATCCCAACGGCGCTGATGTTCATTCCGGGCTACGTATTGTTTGTGGCCACGAGCCTGTACTCGTATTCCATCACGGTCAAGAGTATCTTGCCGAATACACCCAGTCTCGCGGCGAGCGGCGCGTTACTGCTCGTGGCGTTGGTCGGAGCCGCGTACGGCTTGGAGACGATTGCGCGTGTCGCGTCCATCGTATTTCCCGTGGTGATGTTTGTCCTCGGGACCTCGTTTCTCCTGGTGTTCTTTCGCGGTACGTGGGCTGGCGTGTTTTTCCATCCAGTCAGCCTGTCTCGTTCCATTTCTGTAGCCGGCATGTTGCTGCCCATCTTCTTTGGGTTCAACAATTTTCTCATGCTGTGTCCGTTCTATGACCACCGCAAGCGAAACTCGGTGTGGATTCCGTTCGTCTCTGTCGGTCTCGGGTCGTTCTTTGTCTTGAGTGTGTATCTCGTCACCATTCGCGTTGTTGGCTACGAGGGGCTCAGAGTTCTGTCCCACCCGGTTGACTTTGTTTTGCAGCTTGTCCAGTTGCAAGGTCTCATCATCCAGCGTTTCGGCGTCGGCCTCATCTTTATGTCGACGATGTTTGAAGCTGTCTTTTGCGCGAATCATATTTGGGCGCTGGGGGAACTCTCCATGCGGGTATTCGGCGCGCAGAGGAAGAAACACAAGTGGTTTGTCCTGTTTTACGCTGTGGTCATATTGACTGTCTTTCGACTCATCCCCGACCAGGAGGTGGGGGACTGGATTGTCATCAACATCCTGGTTCCACTGAGCTGGCTTTATCTCCTCGTTGAACCGACTATAAAATTGTTGGTATCTTACTTAAGGAGGCTTGATTACGCCTCGACCCAAAATGAGTCCCCCGCGTAGCCGGCGGCGCGTGCGCACGCCGCACGGTCGTGCACGCTGGGCCCTGCTTTGGGTCAGGATACATGCGTTGACCAGCGTCGTCTTGGAACTGCGTGTTTGACCCGCGTGGAAACGCCGGACGCTGGAATTGGACAGGAGGGGTTCAGGAATGGAAGCACGCATTGCAGAGAAGTCAGGCTCGTTCTCCATTG
Above is a genomic segment from Alicyclobacillus cycloheptanicus containing:
- a CDS encoding Ger(x)C family spore germination protein; this encodes MNKWARRLAALFLLCAGLLFLPGCWDYEAINTRAPVTGLGIDPAQDDPNKFLITIQFPILTHTSQGQQGGNDGGGQSTEFQNLSVEAYSLPEALRAIQLRMYRKVDIAELRAAIINENLSGDRMDSLIAQLMRLPEVNRLALVLTTPTSAKDVLSVNGLPNTPADFIDKAFKIRQEGFVVNRELWQYWRDTTQVGVVPMIPVVTVVPNEDESGSRLQFGGMKVYKGNAPVFDLDKQQTFYVNLLTEQARSMAIDLPLQDGLVSLTDIRSRHKMKCVVRGNSLVLVDHVTLASTLGKVADPRPKPWPPTQLNELEAETSQYMTKQAIAVMKELQQRQTDVFGFGRLYFQRHPEQEQKMKAEWGQMFEHAKVDIQVTVSITNKGMLI
- a CDS encoding GerAB/ArcD/ProY family transporter codes for the protein MYKLSMYQVVCILCTSYLPLLFWIYPRYAAYYGGVDGQWALLGTCLAAMYSAWIHGLLNTRFKNYSGVEMLTLTFGKVLGIPTALMFIPGYVLFVATSLYSYSITVKSILPNTPSLAASGALLLVALVGAAYGLETIARVASIVFPVVMFVLGTSFLLVFFRGTWAGVFFHPVSLSRSISVAGMLLPIFFGFNNFLMLCPFYDHRKRNSVWIPFVSVGLGSFFVLSVYLVTIRVVGYEGLRVLSHPVDFVLQLVQLQGLIIQRFGVGLIFMSTMFEAVFCANHIWALGELSMRVFGAQRKKHKWFVLFYAVVILTVFRLIPDQEVGDWIVINILVPLSWLYLLVEPTIKLLVSYLRRLDYASTQNESPA